Proteins found in one Brachypodium distachyon strain Bd21 chromosome 5, Brachypodium_distachyon_v3.0, whole genome shotgun sequence genomic segment:
- the LOC100834756 gene encoding thaumatin-like protein 1b isoform X3 — translation MVFTAPAGWVGRVWARTGCDFDAAGNGTCETGSCGTSLHCSASASAAPPASLAEFTLASVDYYDVSLVDGFNLPMVITPSLPSNSSGGGNGSCTVAGCDGDLRKDCPPELEVKGAGGKTVACRSACDVFGTDEYCCRGQYANPVTCQPSFYSKRFKAACPAAYSYAYDDPTSIFTCSQSPDYTIAFCSNRKQSVCSYHNERLVCSGSGRSWPSISALTLVLLLLLLSSFLPL, via the exons ATGGTGttcacggcgccggcggggtgGGTGGGCCGAGTCTGGGCGCGCACGGGCTGCGActtcgacgccgccggcaacGGGACCTGCGAGACCGGCTCCTGCGGCACCTCGCTCCAttgctccgcctccgcctccgccgcgccgccggcgagcctgGCCGAGTTCACGCTGGCCTCCGTCGACTACTACGACGTCAGCCTCGTCGACGGCTTCAACCTGCCCATGGTGATCACGCCGTCGCTGCCGTCcaacagcagcggcggcggcaatggcagCTGCACGGTGGCGGGGTGCGACGGCGACCTGAGGAAGGACTGCCCGCCGGAGCTGGAGGTGAAGGGGGCGGGGGGGAAGACGGTGGCTTGCCGGAGCGCCTGCGACGTGTTCGGCACGGACGAGTACTGCTGCCGCGGGCAGTACGCGAACCCGGTGACATGCCAGCCAAGCTTCTACTCCAAGAGGTTCAAGGCCGCCTGCCCTGCCGCTTACAGCTATGCTTATGATGATCCCACCAGCATCTTCACCTGCTCCCAGTCCCCTGACTACACCATCGCCTTCTGCTCCAACAG GAAGCAATCCGTGTGCTCGTACCACAACGAACGGCTCGTCTGCAGCGGCTCTGGCAGATCTTGGCCGAGCATTTCCGCCCTGACgcttgtgctgctgctgctgctgctctccaGCTTCCTGCCATTGTAG
- the LOC100834756 gene encoding pathogenesis-related protein 5 isoform X2, with the protein MGKKNPSSRPSLLLSLICFLSGAARLVDSARVFTIINQCKTDIWPAVTPSGGESFGASDGGFLLRAGQSMVFTAPAGWVGRVWARTGCDFDAAGNGTCETGSCGTSLHCSASASAAPPASLAEFTLASVDYYDVSLVDGFNLPMVITPSLPSNSSGGGNGSCTVAGCDGDLRKDCPPELEVKGAGGKTVACRSACDVFGTDEYCCRGQYANPVTCQPSFYSKRFKAACPAAYSYAYDDPTSIFTCSQSPDYTIAFCSNRKQSVCSYHNERLVCSGSGRSWPSISALTLVLLLLLLSSFLPL; encoded by the exons ATGGGTAAGAAGAACCCAAGTTCAAGGCCATCTCTGCTGCTGTCTCTCATTTGCTTCTTGTCAG GTGCAGCTCGGCTTGTGGATTCGGCCCGGGTGTTCACGATCATCAACCAATGCAAGACTGATATCTGGCCGGCGGTGACGCCGAGCGGCGGGGAGAGCTTCGGCGCCAGCGACGGCGGCTTCCTTCTCCGTGCCGGGCAGTCCATGGTGttcacggcgccggcggggtgGGTGGGCCGAGTCTGGGCGCGCACGGGCTGCGActtcgacgccgccggcaacGGGACCTGCGAGACCGGCTCCTGCGGCACCTCGCTCCAttgctccgcctccgcctccgccgcgccgccggcgagcctgGCCGAGTTCACGCTGGCCTCCGTCGACTACTACGACGTCAGCCTCGTCGACGGCTTCAACCTGCCCATGGTGATCACGCCGTCGCTGCCGTCcaacagcagcggcggcggcaatggcagCTGCACGGTGGCGGGGTGCGACGGCGACCTGAGGAAGGACTGCCCGCCGGAGCTGGAGGTGAAGGGGGCGGGGGGGAAGACGGTGGCTTGCCGGAGCGCCTGCGACGTGTTCGGCACGGACGAGTACTGCTGCCGCGGGCAGTACGCGAACCCGGTGACATGCCAGCCAAGCTTCTACTCCAAGAGGTTCAAGGCCGCCTGCCCTGCCGCTTACAGCTATGCTTATGATGATCCCACCAGCATCTTCACCTGCTCCCAGTCCCCTGACTACACCATCGCCTTCTGCTCCAACAG GAAGCAATCCGTGTGCTCGTACCACAACGAACGGCTCGTCTGCAGCGGCTCTGGCAGATCTTGGCCGAGCATTTCCGCCCTGACgcttgtgctgctgctgctgctgctctccaGCTTCCTGCCATTGTAG
- the LOC100834756 gene encoding pathogenesis-related protein 5 isoform X1 produces MGLGLISGSHSSSCRKGNMGKKNPSSRPSLLLSLICFLSGAARLVDSARVFTIINQCKTDIWPAVTPSGGESFGASDGGFLLRAGQSMVFTAPAGWVGRVWARTGCDFDAAGNGTCETGSCGTSLHCSASASAAPPASLAEFTLASVDYYDVSLVDGFNLPMVITPSLPSNSSGGGNGSCTVAGCDGDLRKDCPPELEVKGAGGKTVACRSACDVFGTDEYCCRGQYANPVTCQPSFYSKRFKAACPAAYSYAYDDPTSIFTCSQSPDYTIAFCSNRKQSVCSYHNERLVCSGSGRSWPSISALTLVLLLLLLSSFLPL; encoded by the exons AAGGGAAACATGGGTAAGAAGAACCCAAGTTCAAGGCCATCTCTGCTGCTGTCTCTCATTTGCTTCTTGTCAG GTGCAGCTCGGCTTGTGGATTCGGCCCGGGTGTTCACGATCATCAACCAATGCAAGACTGATATCTGGCCGGCGGTGACGCCGAGCGGCGGGGAGAGCTTCGGCGCCAGCGACGGCGGCTTCCTTCTCCGTGCCGGGCAGTCCATGGTGttcacggcgccggcggggtgGGTGGGCCGAGTCTGGGCGCGCACGGGCTGCGActtcgacgccgccggcaacGGGACCTGCGAGACCGGCTCCTGCGGCACCTCGCTCCAttgctccgcctccgcctccgccgcgccgccggcgagcctgGCCGAGTTCACGCTGGCCTCCGTCGACTACTACGACGTCAGCCTCGTCGACGGCTTCAACCTGCCCATGGTGATCACGCCGTCGCTGCCGTCcaacagcagcggcggcggcaatggcagCTGCACGGTGGCGGGGTGCGACGGCGACCTGAGGAAGGACTGCCCGCCGGAGCTGGAGGTGAAGGGGGCGGGGGGGAAGACGGTGGCTTGCCGGAGCGCCTGCGACGTGTTCGGCACGGACGAGTACTGCTGCCGCGGGCAGTACGCGAACCCGGTGACATGCCAGCCAAGCTTCTACTCCAAGAGGTTCAAGGCCGCCTGCCCTGCCGCTTACAGCTATGCTTATGATGATCCCACCAGCATCTTCACCTGCTCCCAGTCCCCTGACTACACCATCGCCTTCTGCTCCAACAG GAAGCAATCCGTGTGCTCGTACCACAACGAACGGCTCGTCTGCAGCGGCTCTGGCAGATCTTGGCCGAGCATTTCCGCCCTGACgcttgtgctgctgctgctgctgctctccaGCTTCCTGCCATTGTAG